From the Planctomycetota bacterium genome, one window contains:
- a CDS encoding nucleoside hydrolase, protein MIEVFMLHVVDVCLPPLPSGEVGPKGRVRGLSITDCNRSVARPHSGPPSPQPSPGGRGGRGTRFVSLLMGCILLVLSVPLRAAEPHPVPIFFDTDMDTDVDDVGALAMLHAMADEGEVTILATVVSSHYPYSAPCVEAINRYYGRPDIPIGAPKLPGAPIDRGSKYAKAIGQGAVVLKTNDDADDAVTVYRRVLAAAPDDSVVIVTVGYLTNLRYLLASKPDAISPLTGLALVKRKVHRWVCMGGRYPEHMDPHVYGNFKPDPAAAVQAVADWPGPIYFSGIGADVLTGRTLDKTPDDNPIRRAYKLYLGNAPARPSWDETALLFAVRPDAPYWHLLTTGSNHIFPNGTNRWEDTPDLDHIQIQFNKDADAVKTVTHLIEDYITRPPKNKPPG, encoded by the coding sequence ATGATTGAGGTGTTCATGCTTCACGTCGTTGATGTTTGCCTTCCACCTCTCCCCTCGGGAGAGGTCGGCCCGAAGGGCCGGGTGAGGGGGCTCTCAATTACTGACTGCAATCGATCTGTGGCGCGCCCTCATTCGGGGCCACCCTCACCCCAACCCTCTCCCGGAGGGAGAGGGGGCCGAGGCACACGTTTCGTGTCGCTGTTGATGGGGTGCATTCTTCTGGTGTTGTCCGTTCCGCTCCGCGCCGCTGAGCCGCATCCGGTGCCGATTTTTTTCGATACGGACATGGATACCGATGTCGACGATGTGGGCGCGCTGGCGATGCTGCACGCGATGGCCGACGAGGGCGAGGTGACGATTCTCGCCACGGTCGTCAGTTCGCACTATCCGTATTCCGCGCCGTGCGTGGAGGCGATCAATCGTTACTACGGCCGCCCCGACATTCCCATCGGCGCGCCCAAACTGCCCGGGGCCCCGATCGATCGCGGGTCCAAATATGCCAAGGCGATCGGGCAGGGCGCGGTCGTGCTCAAGACCAATGACGATGCCGACGATGCGGTCACGGTGTATCGCCGCGTGCTGGCCGCGGCGCCCGACGATTCGGTCGTGATCGTCACCGTCGGGTACCTGACGAATCTGCGCTATCTGCTTGCGTCCAAGCCCGACGCGATCAGTCCGCTCACCGGGCTGGCGCTGGTCAAGCGGAAGGTGCATCGCTGGGTCTGCATGGGCGGGCGGTATCCCGAGCACATGGACCCGCACGTGTACGGCAACTTCAAGCCCGATCCCGCCGCCGCCGTCCAGGCCGTCGCCGACTGGCCCGGCCCGATCTACTTCTCCGGCATCGGCGCCGACGTTCTGACCGGTCGCACACTCGACAAAACCCCCGATGACAATCCGATCCGCCGCGCCTACAAGCTCTACCTCGGCAACGCCCCCGCCCGTCCGAGCTGGGACGAGACCGCCTTGCTCTTCGCCGTCCGGCCCGACGCCCCGTACTGGCATCTTCTGACCACCGGCAGTAACCACATCTTCCCCAACGGCACCAACCGCTGGGAGGACACGCCCGACCTCGATCACATCCAGATCCAGTTCAACAAAGACGCCGACGCGGTCAAAACCGTGACGCA